A genome region from Candidatus Poribacteria bacterium includes the following:
- a CDS encoding T9SS type A sorting domain-containing protein, with protein QTGENRGDIRRANLNGGNVRTLKTITAVPRGITVDSMGDTLYWANSRGRIQSMQTAGSTKLTNVLENLRNPTIVVSNGHLYWTESIGRIRRIDLTDAQLTIQNIATGLGEPLGLSVAKGKVYWIERNADGSGSLNRSNLDGSNAQALKTFASGVPTSLAVDSADNKIYWTKGAGKIQRSNLAGKFVRDVASGLMGPTGIALSITATDGQMATTQPGTRNTQQTNNAQTNFSRYDINRDGAVNNADTRAVAAAIGQSGADIANPRTDVDGNGEVDVTDLILVLGNLDDDVAAPAIDVDVKALDIDFDRVQEQVEVLLASGDASIAAQRALLYLQHLLANARPDETVLLANYPNPFNPETWIPYHLAESADVKISIYDAQGVLVRELSVGHQSAGYYTSRSRAAYWDGRNALGERVASGIYFYQLETDEMSPLRKMVILK; from the coding sequence GGATAGCATGGGGGATACGCTCTACTGGGCGAATTCACGGGGTCGTATCCAGAGCATGCAGACGGCGGGTAGCACGAAACTGACGAACGTGTTGGAGAACCTTCGCAACCCGACGATCGTCGTCTCTAATGGACATCTGTATTGGACGGAGTCTATCGGCAGGATCCGTCGGATTGATCTCACAGACGCACAGTTAACGATCCAGAACATCGCTACAGGTTTAGGCGAGCCGTTAGGACTTTCCGTTGCGAAAGGGAAGGTTTACTGGATAGAACGGAACGCTGACGGCAGCGGGAGTCTGAATCGGTCGAACCTTGACGGGTCTAACGCGCAGGCGTTGAAGACCTTCGCCTCGGGTGTGCCGACCTCGCTTGCTGTGGATTCTGCGGACAACAAGATTTACTGGACGAAGGGTGCCGGTAAGATTCAACGTTCCAACCTTGCGGGTAAGTTCGTCCGAGACGTTGCTTCGGGTCTGATGGGTCCGACAGGTATTGCGTTGAGCATCACGGCGACAGATGGACAGATGGCGACGACGCAGCCAGGGACTCGGAATACGCAACAGACGAACAACGCGCAGACGAATTTCTCACGGTATGACATCAACCGCGACGGTGCGGTGAACAATGCCGATACACGGGCAGTTGCCGCAGCGATCGGACAGAGCGGTGCAGACATCGCGAACCCACGCACGGACGTTGACGGTAACGGCGAAGTGGATGTGACCGACCTGATTCTCGTCTTGGGTAACCTTGACGACGATGTCGCGGCACCGGCAATTGATGTGGATGTGAAGGCACTTGACATCGACTTCGATCGTGTGCAGGAGCAGGTCGAGGTGTTGTTGGCATCGGGGGATGCGTCGATCGCAGCGCAGCGTGCATTGTTGTATCTGCAACATCTGTTGGCAAACGCACGTCCGGACGAGACCGTCTTGTTGGCAAACTATCCGAACCCGTTCAACCCGGAGACGTGGATCCCGTATCACTTGGCAGAAAGTGCTGATGTGAAAATCAGCATCTACGATGCACAAGGCGTGTTGGTGCGCGAGTTGTCCGTAGGTCATCAATCGGCGGGTTACTATACATCTCGGAGTCGTGCGGCGTATTGGGACGGTCGGAACGCACTTGGTGAACGCGTGGCGAGTGGAATCTATTTCTACCAGTTGGAAACCGATGAAATGTCGCCGCTGCGGAAGATGGTGATTTTGAAATAG